Genomic DNA from Triticum dicoccoides isolate Atlit2015 ecotype Zavitan chromosome 4B, WEW_v2.0, whole genome shotgun sequence:
ATCTTGATGCGGTTGGATTCCATAATGACATATCTAATAGTTTTCATGTGTATCTGATAATGGATAACTCCTTCCATTGGTTATTTGATTAGCAGTATTCTGTACCGATTTTGTGGAGTTTTTGTATTTCTAGGCTCAGCTAACTTAGTTATTTCGTTGCATGTCTGGTAGTTTCAAACACCTTGCAGTATGCCTATGTCTTCCGTCTCATTCTATTTCTTTTGGCATGAAAGAACAATGAGTAGATCAATTAGCTTGAGATGGGTCGATAAGCAAGCTTTGATTTTTTTCAACCAATTAGCTTGAGATGATCCATAAGCTAGCTTTGATTTATTTGATCAACTAGACCACCGTTATCGAACAGAACAATACACATTTGATCTTAAATGATGTGAAGtgcaaattttcatagttaaacttCTAATGATGCTGCTGCCCTTCTGATTAAGCTTATATTTGTGTTCATTGAATTTATATGATCTTTTCAGGTGTTTCTGTGCTTTGGTAATTCAGTTGCTTCAACCCGCTTCTTGCTTCAAGACGAATTCAACATACAGACAACCAAGTGTGATAACTGCATCATTGTACTGTCACTGCCCTCCTATGTTACAGATTTCTTTCTGTGGTTCCTATTTACAATTCTCTACTGAATACCACCTTTTACTACAGGGTTTCATGTTCTGCCTTCAACAAGTTGCTTGCATCTTCTCAATAGTTGCTGCTATTGTCGGTAGTGAGGAACTTTCAGAGGCTTCCCAGATCCTTTCCTGCCTGTCTGATATGGTCTACTGCTCGTAAGGCTCTTATACCTTTGATCTTTCTTCTTCTCCACAGTAAGCCTGCAATGTTGATAAACTTTTGGTACCATCCTTGCAGGGTTTGCGCCTGTATGCAGGTAAATATACCCCCATATCTGCTCGTAGCCTAATGAATCGCCCTGCTTAACccatatgtatccattttatgacATTGACTTGCAAATGCAGACACAGCACAAGGTTGAAATGGACAAGAGGGATGGGAAGTTCGGGCCACAGCCCATGCAAGTGCCTCCAATGCAGCAGATGTCACGCATCGATCAGCCTGTCCCTCCACCCGCTGGCTATGCACCACAACCAGCATACGGCCAGCCTTATGGTGCCTACCCACCTCCTCCAGCTCAGGGTTACCCACCGCCGCCAGCTCAAGGCTACCCACCGGCAGGTTACCCGCCAGCAGGTTACCCCCAGGCCCAGGGCAGTTCATACCCTCCACCCGGTTCGTATCCCCCACCTGGTTCCTACCCCCCTCAGCAGGGCTACTACGGAAAGTTAAGTATGTGCAGCGATCGGAGTGGTATTCGTTGGTGAGGCAACAGAAGTATGGTGAACATGTAAACAGTAGGGACTATTGTAGTGATATATAGGTGATGTTAAGGTACTCGTCGATATTGGTCTGGGTGCTGAATTGGGAACCGCATTTGGGTCTCCTCTGGGTGGTGAACTGTCTCTGGATTTCTTCTGGGTGGTCATTGGTCGACTATGAACTGCATCACATCTGTAGTTCCTCTGGGTGTTAAAATTGTGAACTCTTCGCATTCCGTGTATGTTGTTCTCCGAATAAATATGAGCGGTGGTGTGTTACTAAGCTGTGCTTGCAGTGTTggaaggtttcatctaaatctgatgatgaatttgttggtgcAGATTTTTGCTTGTTTCTAGTAGGTGGTCGGCAATTCCAGCCTGAATGCTGTGTGTGAACTAGGCTTTACCCTGATATTTGACCCTAGGCTTTGGCTTTTGGCTCTTGCACCAGTAAGGCCTACCGTTTGCATAACTATAATCTGCGCCATAGCTGCCTAGATGATGAGGATGCACAACATATATGTATGTGGAAAAGTCTGGGACTTTGTCTTGTGGCGGTGGTTAGGCCTAATTATCCAATTAATTTTCAGTCGTCGTCCAATTCAAGTTTGGTGTACCTAATTTGATACAAAAAGGCCCACACAGCACTAGAGATTCCGTTCCATGCATCAAGACGCGTACGTACACCGTTGAATGTTATCACCGATTATATGTAGCATCCTTTGAAAGTTGAAACAAAACAGCTATGGACGACAGCACATACGTAGAGAGACTTGATAAAAGCAGAGGTGCGCATCTCCTTTTCTTTGGTCATTGGAGACGCCGTAGAAGGCCATGGAATGATCAATATACATACATATGCACAGGAATGAATCTTTGGAAACATATGTACGTTCACCCACAACAAAAAACCACAAGATTTTTTCCTTTTGAGTATACAATATCAGCTCAACAGTTGCAACGCGTATGCCAGTGGTCAGACTAGTAGCGTGTACGTATGTCATTAAGGTGACACCTCTGACTAATAACTAGATATAAAATTGAATCCAGATCTTCTTATTTctctgtgtctgtgtgtgtgtcacCGAGATCTTTCGTGTGATTAGGCGTCAGGTATATGTATATGCATGTATATACTTTGCACTTTTGCAGCTCCCACCTAAGCTACCTGCACATACACATCAaaggcaaaaacaaaaataaaaaattagAACATTACTATATATGGCAGAGGCCAGAGCTCGCGCTCTAACTGATGGATCAGAAGTTGAGTTGATTGAGAAATCACCGATCCGGAGCGAACGAATTTAGATGGTGATATATATTGGTTGGCTCACCTTTTACGCTTTGATTTGAGGGTTGATGTCTGGGAGTTGTTGTGCCAGTTGCGCTTCCTCTGATTGATGAACCAGTTGTTGATTTGCTTCAGCTGCAGGCCAGTCTCTTCAACCAGCTTGGCCTTATCGTCTTCCTGTACCAGCAAAACAAAACGCATTCCACGCAACTATTATTGACTTACTCATGAACATATACACAACATTTAAAAGCAAAGCAAAGTAAACATCATGCAATTGAGATATGATAATTTAAAACCACGGACAAAACACCAGACAAGGAATGGGATTGTATGAAGCATGCACACCATGCAATGCAAGCTGTCTGATGGAACAAGTTTTGGTGTAAGCTTAATCAACGGGTTGGAGAACAGCTAAGAATGCATGGCAACtgcttagctagctagctagcagcagcagcagcagtggatGGCTGGTTGCattcttgcatgcatgcatgcatgataggTACGGTGCACTCACCGTGGGGTAGGGCCACTTGGCGTGTTCCTGCCACCATTGCTTCAGTATGGTGGTGGTGTCCCCAGGCAACTTCCCGGCCCTCCTCTTCCGGAGTATCTCCTCCCTCACGTCCCCAATCCTTGACTTGAAACCCTGCAAAGAAGAAATTAACACTGATACAATCAAGCTTCCATGGCACTCCCAATGTTCATTATGATGTAGCTTTTGACATGGTCTCCAGTTCATAATTTTCACTCTTATTACTTTTATATGAATGTGCGAGTAATATTTTAAATGGTAATATTATGAAAGTATTTTCAAGACAAATTTGATGCCAATATCTTCCCTTGAGAAAACAAATTCTTCACTCGAGAAATCCAAATAATTTTGCACATATCCAAACGTCAATTAGTAAAGGAAAATGATTGGATGTATTATACTAGcacatacttgatatattttaggaAGGTGGTAATAGCATTTAGATTTTACGGCAAACTAAGTTTCActttaaaaaagaagaagaagcaaacTCAGTTTCTAGCACATGAATACCTGTTTGAGTTCAATTTTGAGCTCCTGCCTGACCCTCTCCATGAGGGAACGCTCCGTGTCCGTGGGTACCAGAGGGCCGAAGCCCATCATGTCATGTCCATTCGAGCTCATATCCATGGGTGCCGCCTCCATGATCATCGGCGGCCCCTCATCCTCGTCCTCGGACATTGTCGCCCCCGTCCCTTCCTCCAACGACGCACCTGATCCATACATCCACATGGCAAAGGTTAACAATGAAACTCAGATAGGGCAAACCATATACAATGTAATTTAGATAAATCATAAATGGGAAAACTATAGCTAATAAATTAACCTTGCTGAGCAACTATAGCTAATTAAGGGGGGCATGGATGCATCAAATCGTTATCGCGACACATGAACCGAATCAAGCTAGACAACCGTACCAGCCATGAGCATGGGCCACATGAAGCACGAAAGCTAAGTGCCAAATTAAAAGGCTTGCTGATTTGACGCATGATCTTATACGCGTTTGGAATTTTGCAGATGGTCGCTGTGTGCAACAGTTCGACGTACTACAGCGCTAGGAAGATCGAGAGGAGAAAAAACCGCTAGCTAGCTAGGAAAGTACTCATCGACAGATTAATCAAGTGGAGTAgagacacatgcatgcatgcatgcatgtggatgcTTCCCATGCAACTTCAGGTTTTACGTGAAGCGCTGGAGACGGAAGAAGCAAGATAGAGCCGACATGATAATATATGGTGGCAAAACCTGAGCGTGACTTGAGTTAGAAACAAAAAGGTAGTAGTACTAGCAAAACTTTGTCAAACCATTAATTATTAAAGTTTGCATGAATGCTAAGCTATGCGTACAGCCATTTCAGCGCATATCTTTCTCCATGCTACTGGCTAGTTAGCTTTATATGTGAGATGCCGCGCGCACTTGTCAAAAGAGCTAGTGCAATGAATATAATTGAAGGGCAATCCACATATTTCTCATAATAAGGGCGCGACCAGGAAGGGTATGGTCATGTCATGGGACGGGACACCTTTTGTCTCCAGGATCATGTGATACTCAAGTATGAACACATAGGCAGCTAGTTAGACAAGAGCGACCTGTTCCATCGACAGTCTTTTGAGCAAAAAATATTACTTCAGTTTTGTGTTTGCTCATAGCAAGGTATCAACTTTTGTTCGTTGAGATTAATCGAGACACGGTGCAAATATGGAGTATATGGTTGAGCTCAGTTGGGTGGGACCGTGGGAGAGTGAACGTACATTTCCACTGCCCATAGTTTTTAAATTCACCTTGCTTAAATTTGGGTGTCTATTTCTACCTTGTAAGCTGAATACACAGTTTCTCCTACATGTTCTAGTAAAAGCTAGTGATATGGAGTATGTTATGAAATTGTAATCCATACACGGAAGGAGCAAAATGGAGGGCCTTGTGATCAGGGTTTCCATTCCAGTTGGAAAATACGGAAACATGCCTTTCCGGTAGGGAGCGGAAAGAAAAATACCAGCCAGAATTTACGGTTTTGACAAACTTTCCTCGAATTCAACAAAATTTGatcaaaatttgaaaattttcaaatgCTTTTGGGCAAAGATATCTGTTTTTCCCCTGAAATTTTTAGATATTTCAAGAAACCGGTTATTTCGGTCCCTAGCAAAAAAAAATCCGGAATAAAAAAAGACCTCACTTGGGATTATGTTTAAATGATATGAACAATATTGCCCCTTCTTACCTATCGAGGAGCATGAGCGAGGGTTGCCAAGAGAAAATTTCACATTGTTACTGAAGCCTTCCATGTTATAAGTTCAATATTTAGTTAAATCTTTTTTAACCAGTTACTAGATTTCATCTACCAATATTATCCACAGATACCATGACCCTTGGTTATCCTCTTATAAAAAGTCTATTTGGTGTAATTTTGCTCCCTGATCATAGAGACTCACTGTTGGCTTGGAAGGAGGAGGAAGTGATTCTCTAGATAGGAGAAAGAAGGGGGAGGAAGAAGTGGGACGGGGGATCTTGACGTGAGACTGGCACCACCGGTGTTAATCGGTAGTTGGACGGGTATGAACACCGATCGAGATTAGAATGGATCATCTGATCAGGGTTAGGAAAGGATAATTGGTGGTTCATGGAGGAGGATTTAATGGCCAAATGAGGTATAAGAGGCTTGCTGACGGTAGACGGGGAGGGGCGGTGAAGAAGATTAGGCGGGTAGAACCGCAGGACTACGGGTGACTCAGTAGCTCTAGGGAGTAGGGCTCGAGCATCATACTTCAATGATGTCCATCTTGTTAACTTTACCTAGCATGCCTAAGCACAAGGCTTGTGCCATTCTGTATCTGAAAAATCACTCGGCTCAATGGAGAGGAATTTCAAATTTGTTAGGGCGTCGGCCGGGCTGCTGGGCTTCTCCACTCGGGCCTCCGTCTTACTAGGGTGCAACCCAGTCCCTCACCTGCATCTCCTTATTTCATAGTGATATACATATGCAGGGTATCATAAAGTTTGTTTATGTTTTTTTAATTAAAGTTTGTTTATGTTTTGTACATGCTCAACCGACGCACCTGAAGAGGGGAAGTCTTAGAAGGAAAGGCATAAACAGCTTTGAGATTTTCGACGTGAAGAGGACATGACAACAACTACAGTTTTCCTTTTACCTTTGAGACATGACAACAACTAGATACTAAATTCACTAACTAACAAGCAAAGGATGTATAATATTGCACAAAAAGCATGACCTGATGATAGCACTTTCTTTTTAGTCCAAAAGTGAAACAGAAACGGAAAGATAGGAATATAATACAGACATGGATGCTGTACATAGAAATGAAATTTCCAGGTAGGTAGAGAAGAGAATCCTTTTTACCAGTTAGGTCCTGCAGGGACTGCTCGATCTCCCGGCACGCCATGACGGCCTCCACGGCGTGCACCCGGACGTGCTGCTGCAGCTGCTCCCTGAACGAGCACAGCAGCATCAGGTACTGCGCCTGCACAAACACAGACACAACACCCAGCGTCAACGACGACGTGCATGCACGCACATGAAGATGAACACGACGCGATCCATGGCTGAAGAAGTGGTAGGTAGGTAGCGCGTACGAGGAAGGAGTCGAGCTCCTGCTTGTCGTGCGGGGAGAGGAAGGGGCGGTGGTGGGCGGCGTAGGAGTGGAGGAGGCCGCTGGACTGCGCGAGCTGCGCGTCGATGAGCGGGAGGTGGTCGATGGGGGTGGCCACGCGCAGGCACCCGACGTGCGCCGCCACCAGCTGCTCGCACAGCGGGTGCACCGCCATCTCCCCCTTGAGCAGCTGCCGCTCCTCCGCCTCGGCTGCCGACGCGGCCgcgaccgccaccgccgccgcggacGACGAGGAGCACtccccgccgcccccgcccccgcccccgaagcTCATCTCCATGCCTCCTCCCTGGTCACCGACGCCTTGCATGCGCCGATCGATCGATCTCCTGTTCGCCGGCTAGATAGAGGAGGGCCAGAGGAGCTTTTCTTGGGCCGGTAGGTGTATGCGTGCGCGTGTGACGGTGGCGTCGGGTATGTATAAGCGGCAGCAGGTAGCTAGCGGAGAGCTAACAAGCGCGCCAATTAAGCTAGCTAGCAGCAGCTGtacatggagaggagggaggagagggggaTTTAATGAGGAGAGTTGGTTAGCAAGGACACAAAGGAGATGGTGAGGGGTCTTTTCGATGCTTCCTAAGGTGGCGGTAACCGCACAAGAAAGTGAGCCCGCCCGCCCGTATCACCTCCTAGCTAAACTAGCATGCAAGGACACCAATAAATTTATACTCTATTATGGCANNNNNNNNNNNNNNNNNNNNNNNNNNNNNNNNNNNNNNNNNNNNNNNNNNNNNNNNNNNNNNNNNNNNNNNNNNNNNNNNNNNNNNNNNNNNNNNNNNNNNNNNNNNNNNNNNNNNNNNNNNNNNNNNNNNNNNNNNNNNNNNNNNNNNNNNNNNNNNNNNNNNNNNNNNNNNNNNNNNNNNNNNNNNNNNNNNNNNNNNNNNNNNNNNNNNNNNNNNNNNNNNNNNNNNNNNNNNNNNNNNNNNNNNNNNNGAGAGTTTGGGGTTTAAGGTAtgagagaggagggtaggggaaAAGGGAGGGTCATGATAAGGCTGGTAAGAGAGATGAGATAGAAGGTGGGGAAGGAGGGTGAGGGTTTGGAATAAAGAAAGGCGCCTACCAAATTGCACCATATTGTGGTCTCTACCTTGTGTTCCAAGGGGGCAGAACCCACACCCCAAGAACTACCTCAAGTAGCAACTTAATTGCATCTATCGGTCAGCATGGATCATGTGTCCATTTGTTTTTTCAACCGTTTTGCTTGAAGCATACTCCAGCATGGTGTATGTAGACACCCAACTTTACTttagactatatatggaatacagacAATTACCACTCTAGTACCACCTACTGGTGGTGATGTAAACAACGTTCTAGAAAGCATGCAGTAAAAATATCTAACCACCGAGGTAAAAGAAGATTACTAAATTTGATGAAACAGTATCAAGAGTGTAATCCACTTTTACAGCTTAACTTTGACTTTGAGACGGCTTTAAATAGTTAAAAAATACGACACATTTGACCCATCAGCAGTGACCAAGAAAATATCGACCCATTTGGGAGTAAACACTGATGACGCTTTTAAACTCGATATATTTGAGAAGACATTTCATAATTTCATAGTGTTAAATTTTAATTGTTTACTAATATTCATATTAAACAATTGCCAAATTAAATTGTGCAATGGAGTATGCGGACATGTCTGAACATTATATTTCGATAACAGAGAAAATAAAAATTAGGTGTTACTATGTTTGGAGCTAAAGTGAGGTATATGAGAGTGTAACTCAATATATAGCCGATGTAGTACTAAAAGTGGTGTGTTACATGCTCCTTTAATTATAAGGGAATTCTGCCCTCAGGGGGCTTGCCACTGGCATATGTGGCCTCCGTAGCGAAGAGCGAATGAGGAGTGTGGCTCGGCACACTATGGAAGTGCCATGCATGTTGCATATGTAGCGCCTCTTTTAAACTATCACCCTCTTAACTTCAAAATTCTAAGTCAAATAGTGACAACTTTGTTTCTTCATGGCTCTGCATCGAAATAATCAACATAACCCAAAGTAATCACAAGGCTAACAAGTTCGTGCCACTtggcaccaaaaagtgagtgatagCACATCGATCCACTGGCCTCAAGCATTACATCATATATTTTTACACAAATAAACTTCCATCCATGTTAGAACATAAATATTTGGCAATCACTTAAAGCGCCAAGAACAACAATCCACTTCTCCTTGTCCTTCAACCGTTGAAATATAGACCGAAATTACAAGTTAATAGACAAGAATATAGCCCAGAAATGATTAGTTAACTCAGTATGGAGCGTGGAGTGTGAAATTCTTTAGTTTCATATGCAACCACTTGGAGATGGTAGCTCGAACTACAACCAGTTTGAATGTCGGTCTAATAATAGGATTTATGAGGAATTAATTGTAGCATGTAATCCCTATTGTGGTTATTGTAACCTTGTGTAGTTGTGGCTCCCATTTACTTTATCTTTCTCTATCAACTTTACTTCGCACTATTATGGCTATGTACATCACATGATGTAGAGGCTAGGGTTTGCCTTCTCATGCATTTCAGTGAAAAAAAGATTAGCCAATTTGCTTTTTGTCAAAAAGAATATCATTTTGACATGGGCAAAACATCATCGTACCTACTGACCTAGAAGGGTTATATCACAAACCGCCTTTCCCCAGAAGACGAATACGGAAGCAATCCCTTTGTTTGAACATATCGGTTGAAGTTACAATCATGCGTAGAATCTATGCACCCATCTAAAATGACCTGATCAATTAATGCACCTCAGTTTTGCCCTATTATTATGGTTGTGTGCATCCATCGACGTAGAGGGGTTTTCCCTCTCCTTCACAAGATTTTTttttagttaattcctttttcACACATAATGTATCATTTTGACATAGACAAAGCATCACACCTGCTGGCCTCCAACCTCCAAGACAACAAAATCCCCTTTTCCCCCGAAGAGGAGTACCAAGCAATCTCTTATTGTTAATTTGAATACCAATTGAAGTTGCAATCACGCATAGAATCCATGCACCCATCTAAAATAAGCTGCTTAATCAATTATTTAATCCTGGTCTCCCTCTAATTTGGTACGTGCATAATTAGGGTTAGGAgttggtttcaagaaaaaggaagGAAATACTTTTGGTAGTGTTTGGGAGTATCGGTTGGCCTCTCTCTACCAACCTTGCGGTTGGCGTCGGGAATGGCCGGCCCGCTTCTTCTGCCGGCCGGCTGCTGTTGGTCGTCTCCCCCATTATTGGGTTTAGGTTTACACTGTTGCTTCCAGTGCCGCTTAGCGCTTAAGCACCCACATTAGCAGCGAGATCAGCGACGCTAACCAGGCAATCGTATCTGATTAGCGGCGGACGGAGGATTAATCGAGGCATTAGTTAGCCGGGCGTCTGGCAGCTGTTTGTGTATGGACTAGACAACACGGTATGGTCCATGGCCGTGGGCCGGGTTCTCTGTAGCTTTGTCGTCGTCATATCTTAACAGACGGATAATGACATATATGCTGCCTGCTGTTTAGGGTTTCTGTAATAACTTTAATATGTGGCGTCTGGTAGGGCGGCGTAGCTCCGTTTCCTTACGCGTGCTACTGCCATGATTGTCAACTTCTGTTTTCTATTGATCCGTCGACCAGCTAGCATGGCAGCAGCATTTCAGGGGTGCACTTTTTGTATGATATGGTGTTGGTTTTTGCGTGAACTGTTCTTTGTGAGGATAGAATCTACTAGTATATTATTTGATTTTGTGACAATGTAGA
This window encodes:
- the LOC119292033 gene encoding uncharacterized protein LOC119292033 isoform X1, with the translated sequence MASSQANLDKMQLRQSYRNLWHTDLPNAIQADFPYCCLSLWCGPCVSYMLRKRALYNDMSRYTCCAGYMPCSGKCGESKCPEFCLATEVFLCFGNSVASTRFLLQDEFNIQTTKCDNCIIGFMFCLQQVACIFSIVAAIVGSEELSEASQILSCLSDMVYCSVCACMQTQHKVEMDKRDGKFGPQPMQVPPMQQMSRIDQPVPPPAGYAPQPAYGQPYGAYPPPPAQGYPPPPAQGYPPAGYPPAGYPQAQGSSYPPPGSYPPPGSYPPQQGYYGKLSMCSDRSGIRW
- the LOC119292033 gene encoding uncharacterized protein LOC119292033 isoform X2; its protein translation is MASSQANLDKMQLRQSYRNLWHTDLPNAIQADFPYCCLSLWCGPCVSYMLRKRALYNDMSRYTCCAGYMPCSGKCGESKCPEFCLATEVFLCFGNSVASTRFLLQDEFNIQTTKCDNCIIGFMFCLQQVACIFSIVAAIVGSEELSEASQILSCLSDMVYCSVCACMQTQHKVEMDKRDGKFGPQPMQVPPMQQMSRIDQPVPPPAGYAPQPAYGQPYGAYPPPPAQGYPPPPAQGYPPAGYPPAGYPQAQGSSYPPPGSYPPPGSYPPQQGYYGKLSMCSDRSGIRW
- the LOC119292034 gene encoding homeobox protein knotted-1-like 3 encodes the protein MQGVGDQGGGMEMSFGGGGGGGGECSSSSAAAVAVAAASAAEAEERQLLKGEMAVHPLCEQLVAAHVGCLRVATPIDHLPLIDAQLAQSSGLLHSYAAHHRPFLSPHDKQELDSFLAQYLMLLCSFREQLQQHVRVHAVEAVMACREIEQSLQDLTGASLEEGTGATMSEDEDEGPPMIMEAAPMDMSSNGHDMMGFGPLVPTDTERSLMERVRQELKIELKQGFKSRIGDVREEILRKRRAGKLPGDTTTILKQWWQEHAKWPYPTEDDKAKLVEETGLQLKQINNWFINQRKRNWHNNSQTSTLKSKRKR